Genomic DNA from Geotrypetes seraphini chromosome 7, aGeoSer1.1, whole genome shotgun sequence:
AAGTGCCGATGCCGGctaactgcttacaggacgtgcctcttgtggcgagaagcatgtcctgtaggcagtcagcgcCAATAACTCTCCTCTTCaccggcgtctctcctcttcttcccgcacctcccctcctccaggatcccccaccaGCAAAGTGACAGGTTCAGGTTCACGGCCAAAGGGCCTCTGCTCATGCATGGACATTAACATGTCgacgtctgcgcacttctggatgccttctGGCCGGGGCACCAGGTTTAGTATGCCACGGCACTGAAAAATTTGTAGGACTCTGACATAGAGAAAGAGAGCGGCAGATAGGCTAAGGGCAAGTGAGATGTGAGTGAGAGAGAACGAGGGGGCAAACCTGCAGGCCTCTATGGAGGTGTAGGGATTACCTATGAATACTTTTTTCAATTCACTCTAATTCATTTGCCTTAGAGATCTTTAACAGTTTCCACTATTTATACACAGTTGCCAATTTATTCTCTTAATATTTGATTCATTTCTAATATCTACATTTAATAAAAGGTATTCCCTGAAACTATTTTGCTGACATTCCTTTCTGCATGTTGTCAATTATGCACCTATGCTCCACCCTGGCCCCAACCCTGACCCTCTCACTTTAGcctccccaaacagctgagtcacCAACTGCCTATTTTGTCTATTTTATAAGGACACACAGGAGCCTAAAGCACAGAAGAGGAGTCTGTGAGCCCAATTATATATAGGCCATTTTTCATTAagtgtctaagtccaatttagatGTCTTGAGAAGTGTGTCCAAAAATCAGGTAGAAAAAAAACGTCCATTTTTGAAGTCCAACGAAGCCATTTGGAGGTAAATGCTTATTACTCTGGTATTAAAAACCctacattggctccccatcccaCAAAGAATTTGTTATAAAGTGCTGTCCATGGTGCATCAGACCTTGTATGGGTCAGTTCCTTTAAATTCTCACACTCTTTGGAAGGTATATCAGCCTAGCAGAAAATTAAGATCAGAAGGAGGGATGAAACTAATTTCCATGAAGGAAAACAGTGTTCAATATGTAAGATTTAGAACATCAATGCTCTCCATTGCTGGGGTGAAgctctggaatgccctccctggaATCCAGAGGATTTGTACTGATCGTCTGCAatttaaaaagatgctgaaaacaCAATTTGTTGATGCCTTTTTATTAAATTGCACTGAAGAATGATTTAGCAGGACAAAATCAAAAAATCATCTAGCAAAATACAGCTGCACAGACTACTTAGCTGAATATTATGTAGAGTCCAGGAATAATCGTCCCTCCAATAAGATACTGAACAATGTTCACAAGCTGTAATTTCCAAGTAGCTAGACAGTagcttgatttttttattttgtcgCTTTTTGTTCTGCCATTGGGAATACAGGTGGGGGTAAAATTTCTTTCTGGCTTCACTGAAATTATTAAAAGCATATTGTTTATTAAACATATCACAGGTTATTATACATTATAGCACACAAGCAGGGCTCCTATAATGATTTGTGACTGAAAACATTGTGTTTTAGCCTTTTGTTTAAGCCTTTAAGCGGGTCTATATCATCCGTTCTATAAAGCTTATCACCTCACactgaggcccggattctgtaaacggtgtccCGACTGTAGACAGTgataggcgtcctaccactgtctagccagccaatcgggatgcacgtttttctTTAAAAAAGCTCCTGAgtcaggccgcctacattggtggcacctccaggagcctagggaggcacgcatgcccgcctaagctcacctaaggctaggtgtgggcatggtttgccccagaagtagccttaggctaACCTAGGTGGCCGTATGCATCTCCCTAGTCCAGCAGGAGGtacgtacaatgtaggccagcaaaatgctggcctacattgtaagtagatgcagccGCTAAGCTTATCGCGACAAGATGCCCAATTTCTTAATGCCTGGAACATCCCCACCCACCCTGAACAAACACGGCAAGAGggttgcccaatccctcctgcccggaacacCCCACACCCGCCTCGAACaaacacggcaggagggatgctcaatccctcctgccaagaacacccccccccccgtagatcgccagcaggagggtatcCAGTCCCTCCTTTCGGAACACCTCCACCCCCTGTAGATCGCCGGCAGAAGGGTGTCCAGTCCCTCAAGCTGGAACACCCCCACCCCTATCCCGTAGATAGTgtgaccccccaccctccccggaTCCCCCTCTAACCTGTAAACCTCCCCACCCTCCAAAAAGAACCCCTTTAACCTTTAAAAATGGCCGGGCGGAATGAGGCAGACCTGTCCCTTCCCAGTGTATTgtgagatgcaccggggagggggtctaagacctgattggcccaggagcctaaggctccacccataggagggccttaggtacctgggccaactggaatctttggTGGGCTGATTTGCCTAAGGCCTATCccatgggcggggccttaggcacatcgACCTGCcgaagattccggttggcccgttcatctaccaccttttctataaaaaagtatttccttagattactctagagcctatcacctcttaacttcatcctatgccctctcattgcagagtttcctttcaaattaaagaggctCGActaatgcgcatttacattacgtaggtagggacttgaacaaactaggggaatgggcgatgagatggcagatgaagttcaacattgagaaatgtaaaatactacatgtgggaagcagaaacccaaggtacagctatacgatgggagggatgttattgaaggagagtacccaagaaagggacttgggggtaatggtggacatgacaatgaagccgacggcacagtgcgcagcggccgctaagagagcgaatagaatgctaggtataatcaagaagggtattactaccagaacgaaataagttatcctgccgttgtatcgggcgatggtgcgtctgcatctggagtactgcatccaatattggtcgccgtaccttaagaaagatagggtgctactcgagagggttcagaggagagcgacacgtctgataaaagggatggaaaacctttcatacgctgagagactggagaaactgggactcttttccctggagaagaggagacttaaaggggatatgatagagacctactagatcatgaagggcatgtagagagtggagagggacagattcttcaaactttcgaaaaataaaagatcaAGAGGGCAttaggaaaagttgaaaggggacagattcaaaacgaatgctaggaagttcttctttacccaacgtgtggtggacacatggaatgcgcttccagagggcatgatagggcagagtacagtactggggttcaagaaaggattggacaatttcctgctggaaaaggagatagaagggtatagatagaggattactatacaggtcctggacctgatgggccgccgcgtgagtggactgctgtgcttgatggacctcaggtctgacccagtggaggcattgcttatgttcttatgttcttatatctcccctctcctgcctttcctccaaagtatacagattgagatctttaagtctgtccccatatgccttatgatgaagaccacataccaatttagtagccttcctctggaccgactctatcctttttatattgttttggaggtgcggcctccataattgtacacaatattctaaatgaggtctcaccaaagtcttatacaggggcatcaatacctcctttttcctactagccatacctctccctatgcaacctagcatccttcttgctttcaccgtcaccttttcaacctgtttgaccatcttaagatcatcacatacaattcaaactacaccccagggtgctcagtgagttAAGTGACATTTTGGTGGAATCGTTATccgcgcttttcaatctttccctaagtataggaagagtcccgttggactggaaaacggctaacgtcattcaactccacaaaaaaggatgcaggacggaggttgcgaactacagaccggtgagtctcacatcgatagtgagcaaacttatggaaactctaatcaaacgtcaattggatacaATTCTGAATGacgagaatctacgggatccccatcaacatggatttacaaagggaaggtcttgccaaTCAAATCAGCCaatgatcagcttctttgactggaagctggatataggggagtccctggacgtcgtgtacttggacttcagcaaagtatttgatagcatcccacaccgcaggttattgagcaagatgagttcgatgggattaggtgaaacattaactgcatgggttaaggactggcttagaggtagacttcagaaggtggtggtaaacggcaccccctccgaaactatggaggtgatcagtggagtgccgcagggttcggtcttgggcccgatcctattcaacatcttcgtaagagacttggctaaggggcttcgaggtaaaattacgttattcgccgatAACACCAGGCAAGAGCACAAcaaacaaaagcacagtgcctgacaaaagctcaatacccgacagtatgacacatgacctactcctactggagcattggtccaggacttggcaactaagtttcaatgccaaaaaatgcaaggtcatgcaccttggaagcaaaaatccatgcaggacttacacactaaatggtgagaccctagcaaggactgtagcagaacgagacttaggggtgatcattagtgaagacatgaagactgccaatcaagtggaaaaagcttcatccaaggctagacaaatcataggttgtatccgtagaagtttcgtcagccgtaagcacgaggtcataatgccattgtacagatccatggtgagaccccatctggaatactgtgtacaattctggaggccacattaccacaaagatgtgccgagagttgagtcggttcagcgaatggccacccagatggtctcaggattcaaggatctcccatatgaggaacggctggataagttgcagctatactcactcgaggaacgcagagagaggggggacatgatcgagacgttcaaatatgtcacgggccgtatcgaggtggaagaagatatattttttcttaaaggtcccacggcaacaagagggcatccgttgaagctcaggggtgggaaatttcatggtgataccagaaaatatttcttcaccgaaagggtggttgatcgctggaatagtcttccattccaggtaattgaggccagcagcgtgccaaattttaagaaaaaatgggattggcacgtgggatctcttcatggaggaagttaggggatgggtcattagtgtgggcagactagatgggccgtggcccttttctgccgtcagtttctatgtttctaagtcccACTAttttgtcgtgcacataagctcttcactccctaatctgtaccattcccttgggtttttgcaacaTTTGTTACAAGCTTCTTCCATCCAACCTGTGACTCGCTGACAAACATCCTGACCacattttctgaagatggctgCGGCGTTCAACCCACTTCCATTTTATAGCTGAATTATGATGTCATTCCCCCCAAAAAGAGTTTTAATGAGGAAACAGACATCAGTGTCAGGTTCAATATTAATTCGATATACAGGAAACCTACAGATAGGTGCAACTATCTCCACAACTCcagcttttttttatatataatttatattctgcatatcctacaattctatgtggagtacaaatttttcaggtactcaagcattattcttCTACCCCTCACATACAAAAAAAATCTATTATACTGTACACAGCAAGCTACATGATACCACCGTatctgctctgacccaagagacagagaTAAACACATCAAAATCCTaactgaatatttaaaaaaaagggataCTCCAAAACATTCTCCAAGAATATAGTCTCCTCCCTTGAAATACCCAATGAAAACCTATTATAGTACAAAGATAAGAAAACCACAGATAGAATCCCCCTGGTAGTAACATACAACCCAGAGCTGGAAAAACTGAAAAATTACAAAAGACCTACAGTCACTACTCCAGGAGGATGAATTACTGAAAGAAATATTCCTAGCTCCACCCATGCTGGCCTTTTGATAGCCACGTAATCTAAAATAGAAACTGGTGAAAAACACTCTCCCAACACAAAATCACAAGGAAGAGAACACATGTCCCTGTAAACTGTGCCTACACATTTCACAGAATCCCACAGTCACTCACATAGGAAAAGCATTCAGCATAAGGGAATCCTTCACATGCTCATCTTCTTATGTAGCATATATAGGGTCGCGCCACATTATTATAACCACAACCTATCTCTGATGTCAGGGATGCACAGCCAATGAATAAATGCATGTGTCACACGCAGACTTCGTTggtatataaggtgggatgtcagcaagttgtCAGTTTAGCTACCATGATGCTCATGGGGAAAACCCTCAcaatttatcagacattgaaaaaggcatgatcgACTAACCAGGCCAATGGTGGCAGCATTTCAGAAACAgcagagtttgtgaactgttcacaggctgctgtggttaaagtgtactGTGAGTGGACAAATTGAACCTTTTCGACAACCTATCATGGCAACTGTGGAGCAGCTTGAGCTATCGATGCAAGAAGTGAACGTTGGCTGCACAGGTTGGTTCAGGCCAATCGGCACAGTACAATGGAGAAACTCACCATCTAAATGAACCagggggcttccagatgtgtgCCCAAAATGACTGTGAGTGAATCCTTTTGCAAATGGGGCTCCAGAACAGATGGCTGGTGACTGCACCTATGCTCATCCCAAAAAATGGttgcaatttgcacaggagtaccgACATTAGACTTGCACCAATTTGCAGAGGGTCGCCTTCTCTGATGAGTCACGTTTTGAGCTCCATCGAACAGATGGACATTGGTGTGTAATGTGTGAAACTGCCgagaacaaacacccagcaaccatTGTTGGATGTACACAAGCTGATGGCGGCAGCAttatggtctggggaatgttttcttggtatggtctgGGTTCCTTGATACATTTGGAAGGTACTCTCAACCAATATGAGTATATCTATCCTTGCTGATTAAGTACAtcttgtcacaagcccgagtccaatgccggccttgtgccagaaaagaatgaaagaaaacatcccctgaaactggtccgggctaatcactgtgtccctgataggcaggaacaagaccagaaagcacaggctgtgttcagacctgatgcagaacacagcctggtgaaatctggtaaggcccctttaaatcctccattttgtggaaagctggctaagcaggggaaaaggcaaacacagctgaaggaagttcagccccggagtagggctgggcgtggtacagcagcttggcagcatttagagagctggctgaccaagagaaaggggaagactggagaagctctcatgtggaaggagcctccaattCCTCCAGAGCCACGGGATGTGGAAATGTTGGACTCTGAACCAGTTGAAACAACCTTGGTAAATCCAGAATGTGAAGATATGGATTACAGCACTTTAACAGAGGTGGGCCAatttgaagaaatggaaactaattaatttgaagttgtttttttttggtgctaAGTTTTGTTGAAAGTTTCCATTTCCATTGAGTATAAGTATTTTCCTGAAGTATGTTAACTAAGGGAATGTATGCTAGCCCAAGGGTATGCTGGTATGAGAAGTTTTATTTCTCTTGCTTACCAAGAGTGCTGCTGTGGAAGGAACTGCAGCAGGTTCTTATTCAGAAAGTGTAAATATCCTGTAAGCTTGAGACAGGATTTACACAGCACCAGGATGAAtagttttcagagttttctttgtTTGAGAGTCAAGGACTGTTAGAGACTCTGCTACACCTGGGACATTGCTAAGAAACTTTGGAACatgatccagaccaggctggttactatgatattttgtttgtgttatttttgcCAAAGACCATTGGaatacaatttcttttgatgcattttttctggacttgtgaattgaacaataaatttaatttttgttatttcataacttacctgtgtgaggccattctgattaaactcataggataagttttgcacaacagggacttcctccatcttggggaaacacgctggggagaatattgtaagcgtgggccggttaccgcgagccttgagggccggccacgctacaatcTGTACATGTTGACAGTCTTCCCTATGACTGATGGGAAGACTGTCAACAGGACAACCCGACATGTTAAACCACCAGAATTATTTGAAAGTGGTTTGCAGAGTATGAAAAAAGACTGCCAGCTACTTCTCTGGCCTCCAAATTCCCCAAACCTTAACCCAATCGAGCACATTTGGGACCACCTCGATTGACATGTTCAACGACTGAATCCACCACCAAGCATCCATCAGCAACTGTCAGATGCactgcagtctgcatggctcCAGATCCTCCAGCAACCATCCAGCATCCTATTAAGTCATTACCATGGCGTCTGGATGCTATCTGTGCTGCCAGAGGTTGTACTCCAGGATGTTAGCCAGGAGGTCATCCATGTATCATTCAATGTAAAACGTGTAATGAAGGATGCAACATTGGAGAAACAAACCTGACAATAAAAACTAGGATTAATTTACACAGATATATGAAAAATTGCAATGACAACCAGGATCTCACCTTTGTGGGACAACACTTCGAAAAAAACCCAGAACACTGCATcagtgattttatggtgagaatactaaaaggaaattttaagataaTCCAGGAATCAAACTTGATTCCCCTGGATTGCAGCCCACTGTACTAACCATTGGGCTACCACTCCATTtcttatcacagcttagtaaaagtgccccATAGTTACTCTGTACCCATGTTATGTGCACTTATAGGATTTTGACAATTAGCTTGCAGTCTCACAGGTACTTTATAACTATTGACCTGTAGAACCACCTCcatccttcctcctccccccaaatggaGGTCTAGGTCAGAAGgcaagggcaggagcaatccccagtcACTTTTGCTCCTGCTGGCACCCTGCTTGAAATGGTGCctgtgacccctagtggtagacTCATAATATTACTGCTAGGGTTCAGACTgccatatagagcaggggtgcccaaaaggtcgttcatgatcgaccagtagatcgcaaaggtaaCACAAATCGATCGCGGTAAACTCTCGTTGCCTTTGTGTTCTATTTCTGCTTCTCTgacgccaggccaggcgcgttTAAGCGCCAAGCCCACAGCCTACCCCCCCCCTTGACGTCAATTGTGttgtcggagaagaagttccgggccaaccgatcgctgcctggctggtccagaacttcctgtccgaggtcagaattgacatcaggggagaaggcttgtgggcccggcgcttgtacgtgcctggccttgCATTGGGGGAAGTAGGGAGAGATTGGCGGCGGTAGcttgggggaggcagggagagagagagagagagaaagaaatacagacagaaaaaaaggggggcagggaagagagaagaaagacagagaaagaaagaaatgggggcaggaagagagagaaagaaagaaaggggagggggcagggaaagaggaagaaaaagttggactcatagaggggcagagagagatgttggttggggaatggaatgaggtctggaagagagtaagcatgcagaaggcagaaagaaagaaatattggatttacagtcagaagaaggaagtgcaaccagagactcatgaaattaccagacagcaaaggtaggaaaatgattttattttaaatttagtgatcaaaatgtgtttgttttgagaatttatatctgctgtctgtagtttgcactgtggcccccttttactaaaccgcgataacggtttttaatgcagggagcctatgagtgtcgggagcagcgcgaggttttaatgcagggagcctatgagtgtcgggagcagcgcaaggcATTTAGCGcatctccctgtgctaaaaaccgttatcgcggtttagtaaaaggggagggggtatatttgtctatttttgtatagttgttactgaggtgacattgcatattttaaagtcctctgccttgacctctttgaaaaaaaacacccgaatataaataataaataacattttctctgtgtacagtgtgcagTGTGTATTTTTAGATTTTATTGTTggaagatcattttgacttggtcattttaaaagtagctcgcaagccaaaaaagtgtgggcacccctgatatagagtataggagcattttgtttttttatgagaTGGCTCTTTAGGAGCTTAACAATACAGCTTACGAGTTAATTGCAAGTTGTGTTATTCTTTTAACTGTAGGAGTCACAGTACTCTAGTACTGTGTTTCAGCAGGCTAGTGACTATACTAGTGACATTTCACCTCAGCTTAATATCTTCTCCCCTATCCTATAATTATTGCATAATTAATAGCATCAGTTTTCCATTTTGCCCCTACACTATAGTGGTGCTTGTAAAGAATAATACTTTCTCTTCATTCTCATTGCCTAATGATTTACTTTATTATATGATGACTGTTCTTAACATTGTTTTACCTACCAGAGGAGTGAAATTTTTCTGCAAGTAATTGATCTAATACCATAATATATTAAAACTGTTATCTATTAGTTTTAAGACTACAAAAATGTTCCATTTAGTGCAGAAAATGTAATGCAGCTGCATgccatacaaaataaaataaatttatcagCTATATATTAAATCATATCTTTTGTCTTCTTTTTCAGCAATTACAGTGCTTTGGTCGGAGTGTGGATCTATGGCTTTTTTGTTGTGATCTTACTGGTCTTGGATCTGTTATATTATTCAGCAAGGAACTATGATATTTGCAAAGTTTACTTGGCAAGATTGGGGATCCAGGGAAAATGGATGAATCAAGGACAAGACCACATAAATAATCCTGGTCAGGATCCATGCCAAGTACAGTCTCCGTCTCAAACATCACAGGCCGCACACACATTAAAAGGAGATGCTGCAAGCTCACCATTGATGTCTTTTCAGACTTCTACGGCCTGGTAAGATGATATAGCCTCTATGCCACCTTGTTGTCTTTGAATACCAAAATGCAAGCTCTTCTGTACTAATCTACCcagttccatttttttttgtcACTTGAATTTGTTGCACTAAATGAACTCTGGCCTGATCAGTTAAACAATGAACGTCCTCATTAGAAAGATATATGGCACATTGAAATTTGCatgagattcaagtttcaagttcaaattttattttgatttgataaatcgcttattcaaatttactaagcgagttataGTAAAATgaacatacatttagacatactatttaaaatttaaaaataatgggttagaccagtggttcccaaacctgtcctggaggacccccaggccagttgggttttcaagatagccctaatgaatatgcatgacagagatttgcatataatggagatgccaggaaagcagatctgctccatgcatattcattagggctatcttgaaaacctaactggcctgggggtccttcaggacaggtttgggaaccactgggttagactgACAAACTTACAAACTAATTGATACACAAGGGATGGAGGAATAAAGTTACAAATCAGTGCTTTAAAGTAGAAGAAAAACCATagatggaaaaaacattagggagggagtaGTATAAACCTGGAGGGTAACTCCTTTacaattaaagattaaaagcatctttaaaaagaaaactttttaagttatttttaaaacggctatcattttcctctcttatatattgaggcaaagtgttccaaagttgcgggGCCATCACCAAAAACATATCGTGGCGTCtggttccgataactttcaaggaagggactactatgagcttttggCTTGTAGATTGATGGGGCGCGGTGTATTATAAGGAATAAGCAttctattaataaattgtggttcattggtggacagagttttaaatactaagagtaatattttaaaggtgatacgatgattgattggaagccagtgtgaattgaTCAGGAAaggagtaatatgatcatattttttaccgttaTGAATAAGTTTgacggctgtgttttgtattatttgaagacgcttcttttctttttgtgtgatgtttatttataatgagttgcaataatcaagtttggcGATAATTAAGGAGTGGATTAGAATATTTAGTGATTTTGGCTCGAGAAACTTAGAGATCGAGCGAATCATGCGTAATCTATAGAAGCAGAATTTAACGGTATTACTTATGTGTTCGTGATAGGAGAACTCATCGTCAATAATGACACCTAGTATTTTTAGAGATGTTACTAAATCCAGATGAGTGTTATTAAGGGTGAAAGGAATACTCAAGCTTAaagcttttgttttttgtatatttagaGCTAGCATGTTGGAATTGAGCCAGTCTTTAATTGTTTCAAGTTTTTTGTTTATCTCAAGTATTTCCTCTGTATTTTCTGGATTTAGGGGATGTGaaagttgaatgtcatcggcatatgtgTAAGTAGTAAAGCCTATCAATTGACATAGACTTAATAAAGGTGATAGAAAGATGTTAAACAATAATGGGGATAGAATGGATCCTTGGGGAATGCTATAATTGAGAGAATAAGACTTTGATGTCATGTTATTGAAACTAACTATGGATGATCGATTAGAAAGAAAAGAGGTGAACCATTCTAATATTTTATCACAGACACCTATAGATTTTAGTCTGTCAAGAAGTAAGAcatgatcaatggtgtcaaatgctgctgacagATCTAAAGAGAAAAGAATAACGGAGTTATGATGGTCTAGGTGGCAAAGTATATTTGTAGTCAGACCAATCAGTGAGTACTCTGTATTGTGATTTTTTTCTGAACCCTGTCTGGTTTGGATGTAATACATTAGTTGATTCAAAGAAATCTGATAGTT
This window encodes:
- the SHISAL1 gene encoding protein shisa-like-1 isoform X2; the protein is MTGCALQSTNVLTVVFLLISSTAFSAHFRVCEPYKDHKDRYHFGFHCPRLSDNKSYIFCCYHNNTVFKYCCNETEFQNVMQMNLTMIVDGYMHNNYSALVGVWIYGFFVVILLVLDLLYYSARNYDICKVYLARLGIQGKWMNQGQDHINNPGQDPCQVQSPSQTSQAAHTLKGDAASSPLMSFQTSTA